The stretch of DNA AAGAGCCGGTACACGGGGGCGTCGGACAGCGGGTCGCGGCCGCGCACCAGCCGGTAGCCCAGCTGCTCGGCCCGGGTCCGGCTCTCCTCGAAGGCGCGGTGCAGCCCGGGGTCGGCCAAGGGCGGGACCTCCGGCCAGAAGCGGCGGATCATGACGCCCCCTCGTTCACGGTGGTGTGGAGGTGGTGGTGCCGGTCTTGGACGGCCTGCTCGGAGCGGATCAGCTCCTCCAGTGCGTCGAGGTCGCCGGCCACCAGGCGGTCTCGGAAACCGGCCCGCTTTTCCACCGTGGTCAAGGGGAGTTTGCGGGTGGCGATCAGGCGGGTGCTCGCCGGGGCGAGCAGGTCTTGTCCGATCGTCCAGCCGGGATATGCCTGCTGGAGGGCGCGGCGGGCGGTGCGCAGTCCGCCGGGCTCGGCGGGGGCTTTTTCGCTGTCCTCGGGACAGGGCAGGGCTGTAGAATCCATGCGTCTTCACCTGCTTGGGGTAGGTGGAGGCCGTTTCCCGGGGCCGCCCACCGGCCGCCGGGTTTTTCTGTGCCATCACCATGCCACCGCGAGTTGTCCGTATCTACATATGGCTCTAAGCAGGGTGAAAACTCTATGGGCCCTGGTGGAGCCTGGTAGGCCCCTGGTAGAAATCGGGTCATGTCGATGACTCAGGGAACGGCGAGCGAGCGATTCGGTGCAGAACTGCGCAGACTGCGGGTTCACGCTGGGTTTTCGCAGCAGAAGATCCAAGAGGAAACGCTTATCTCGCAGAGCAAGGTAAGCGATTTAGAGCTCGGTAAGGCGCGCCCCAAAAGGGACGAAGCGGAAGCTTTGGATGCGCTCCTTACCAAGGACGGCAGCCTGATCGTCATATGGGACAATCTCTTCAGGTCCTACGAACCGCCTGAGTGGTACAGAAAGCTTCCGCTCCTGGAGCAGCGCGCCATAGAGATCCAGGAGTATCAGCCGCTTCTCGTTCCGGGCCTGGTGCAGACCGAGGACTATGCCCGCGCTTCGATCACGGCCAGCAACCGGCGCCTGCCCCTCGACGTCGTCGAGGGCAAGGTCCGCGAACGTCTCGATCGGCAGAGCATCCTCTCTCGGCCCGACGCCCCCTACCTGAGCATCGTGTTGGACGAGTCCGCCCTGCGGAGGCGCCTGGGGGACCCTGCCACTATGGAGGGGCAGATAGAAAGGCTTCGGGAGGTGGCGTCGAACAGCAGGTCCGAAGTCCTCGTGGTGCCGGCCGACACCCGGCAGCACCCCGGCCTGGACGGAGGGTTCAAGCTTCTGCGGACCCCCGAGGGCAAGGTCCTGCTCTACCAGGAGACTCGTGCCGGCGGTGGCGTGGTGCCCGAGGCTGAACCCATCGAGGATCACGTGTCGCTGATGGCCGAGCTGCGGGGTGCGGCGCTTCCCGCCGAGCAGTCGAGCGATCTGCTCGCGAAGATACAAGGAGAGTGGAAGTGAACAACCCGGCTTCGACTTGGCACAAGTCGAGCTACAGCAAGGGCGACACGAACTGCGTCGAGGTCGCCGAGGGCGCCAAAACCCGCATCCGCGACACCCGGCACCGCAGTCACGGAACCCTGGAAGTCAGTGCCGCGGAGTGGGAAGCGTTCCTCGACGCGGTGAAGAACGGTCGCCTCTAGACGAACGAGGCACACCTGAGGAGGGCCGCCTCCACACCCGCAGACCTGGTGTGGCGGCGGCCCCGCCTCCACGACGGTAGACCATCCCGGTCCCGCTCGCGGGCAACACCACGAGGCCGGATCAGGTCGGCGCGACTGCGATGTCCTCCTCGGCTCCGGCCGGCCGCATGCCGGGCCCGAGCCCCGCGACCCTCCGGGCCCGGTGCGCCCCCTCACACCGGTAGCCGCCAGGAGGGCCCGCCGGGGTCGCCCCGCCACACCCGCTGCTCCCGAGGATCGGCGGTCATCCCGAACGCCGAGACATGGGGCGAACCGGCCTCCCGCCATACCGCCACGGCCTCCTCCACCGCTCTCCACAACCGCGCTGGGCCGGCCTCGCGAACCGTCCAGCCGTCGCCGTCGGCGCGGACCCGCGCATGGGCTCCGGTGGCCACGTCCAACAGTCCGCGCTCTGCCCCGATGCCGTAGGTGATCGCGCCGGGCACGGCGAGCTGGGCGACGAAGCCGCCCGTCCAGTCCTCGAACACGTCGGCGCCGACCTCGGTGGGCCGCTCCTCGGCGCCGGGCGGGAACCATATGGGCCCGTGCGGCGGGGCCTGATGGGCGCGGGCCATCATGAAGGAGCGGTAGCCGGGCAGGAAGCGCCCCTGGGCGCTGCCCTCCTCGTCGACCTCCAGCAGCACCTGGGCGTTGGCGCCGGCCCACCCGGCCAGGGTGATCAGGATCTTGGCGCTGGCATCGACCTGGTAGAGCCAGGGCGGCGGCAGGTAGCGGAACGCGCAGGTCGCGATGATCCTGTCGTAGTCGGCCCCCTCGGGGGCGCCGCCGAAGCCGTCGCCCACTCGAAGGACGGGCTCATGGCCCAGCCGGTGAAGAGCGGTTCGGGCGTGCTCGGCGACATCGGGATCGACCTCGACGGAGGTCACCCGGTCGTCGCCGAGCCGGTGGCACAGCAGGGCGGTGGAATACCCCGTCCCGGTCGCGATCTCCAGGACCCGGTCGCCGCTGCGCACATCAAGGTCCTCCAGCATGCCCACGACCAGAGAGGGCAGCGAGGAGGAGGATGTCGGCGGCCCGGACAGCGGGGCCGCGGCGCAAGAAGCGGCCACACCGTCGACCTGGGTGACCCAGGTCCGGTTCTCATAGGCCAGCTCCAGCCACTCCGCCTCCGGCATCTCCGCGCGCCGCAGGGGCGTCCACGCCGGGTGGTCCTCGCCGCTTTCGAACCGGTAGACGGCATCACCGAGGAAGACCTCGCGGGGGACGGCCTCCAGCGCGGCCCGCCACTTCGGCGAGCGCAGCGTCTTCTCCGCGGCGAGTTCGTCGGCCAGGCGCACACGCAGACGGGCGCCGGCATCGGTGGTGGTCATCGTCTGCCTTTCTCCTTCGCCGGAGGCGCGGCGGCCGGGGCACGCCGCGGTCGGTACGGCGGTGGAACCAAGCCGGCGGCAGCTCTGCCGGTCGGCGTTTCGCCCTGGTCAGGCGGGTGAGCAGGCCACGGACCCGTTTCCCCTTTCCTCTCGCCCATTTGCTCCATCTCGGCCTACGCGCGGGGAAGAGTGGGGATCGGGTGATTGGGGTCGTCGAGCCATGGCACCTGCTCACCGCCGGGGGCGAGGGTGAGCCCGAACCGGGTGTGGTCGGGGCGGCCGGCCTCGGTCCACCAGGCGTGCGCGGCCTCCAGCTCCTCGAACAGCAGGCGGGGCCCGTGCTGGCGCACCGGGTAGCGGCTGCGACTGGCGTCGGCGTGCCAGGACGCCCACGACCCGGTGTGCGGGTCCATCAGGTAGACGGTGAACCGGTCGGAACCGGGCACGTCGTCTTCCCAGACGATGGTCTCTTTCACGTCTTCGAGCATGAGACCGATGGCGAAGGAGGCGTCTCCGAGCGGTTCGGCCGGGTACAGCCGCGTGGTGGTTTCGGTGTAGTCGTGCTCGGGGAGCACTCGGTCCTCCACCGCGCCGTGCGGGGGGCGCTGGGAGCGGGCCCACATGAACGCTGCGTCGCCGAAGAAGCGCCCGGAGGCGCTGTGACCTCCGGGGTCGGGGCGCAGCGAGACCAGGACGCCATTGTGATAGGCGGTGCCCCACGGGGTGAGGAGCATCCCGCCCTCAGCCAGCTGTTCGGCCCAGGTCCACGGGACGTGCTGAACGGCCATGGTGGAGATGATCCGGTCGTAGGGGGCGCCCGGCGGGTGCCCCTTCAGGCCGTCGCCGAATACGGTCTCGGGGGCGTAGCCGGCGCTCGCCAACGCGGCGCGGGCCCGGGTGTGCAGGTCGGGGTCGATCTCGATCGTGGCCGTGTCGTCCTCGCCGGCTAGCTCGCACAGCAGGGCGGCGTTCCACCCCGAGCCCGTCCCGATCTCCAGGATCCGGTCGCCTTCGCCCACCTGGAGATAGGCGAGCATCTCGGCGACGATGGAGGGTTTGGAGATGGAGCTGGAGATGTAACCGGTGCCGTCGGGCCGGCCGTCGTCGAGCTGGGTGATGAGGGGCTGGTCGGCGTAGGCGGCTTCCAGCCACGCCCGCGGGTCGGCCGAGCGTTCCAGCCACCGCCCGCCCAGCCGGATGCGTTCGGGGACGAACAGGTGGCGGGGGACGGCTCGGATCGCATCGGCGACCGCGGCAGGGACTTTATCCTGCTGCGCCAGCCGGACCGCCAGCCGCTCCTGGGCGGCGGCGGAGGAAGAGGGAGTCACTTCTCGTGCTTACCGCCGCCACCACCCTCGTCGTCGGGCCGTTTGGGCGGTATGGGCCTGTCGGGCTTGTGGCCGTCGGAATCCGCGGTGTCGTCGTGCTTGCCCAAAGCCTTGACCTCCTTATCAATGGTTTTCAGTTTGTGTGAGACCGTAGCCCGATGGTCGCTGAGCGTCATGGGAACGGCCGAAGCCGGTCAGGCCTCCAGGCCGGGGTCCGGGTTGTGCTCGCCGTTCTCCTGGAGAAGAGGCCGGCCGGGAGGGGCGGCGGCTCGCTCGTCGCTTCTGGCCTGTGACGGAGGCCAGAAGTCGCCGACCGCCGACTCGTGGCGCCCGCCGTGCCCGGTGGGTCGGGCGCACGCCAGCGCCCCGCGCGGCCGGGGTCCAGCCAGCAGGACAGGCCACAGGCCGCAGGCCTGTGGCGGCTCGGGCAGGTAGCGGCAGGGCCGGGGAGGCGTTTCCATGCCGCGACGCTAAACAGTGGCCGCCGGGCCCGGCCACGGATTTGCGCGAACTTGCGCGCCTATTCAAGGGCGTCGCGCGCGGCCGTGATCACCCGGCGCGCGGCCCGGCCGAACACCGCCGCCCGCGCCTGCTCGGCGAACGCCCGCTCATAGAGCTCGACCTCCCCGGGCGCGGTCACCGTCACCTGCGCCGACAGCAGCTCCACATGCACTCGGACAGAGTCGAAGAGGGTGAAGGTCTCCAGCGGCCACACGCCCCTGCGGGCGGTGTGCGGGATGACACCCAGGGAGACCGAGGGCAGCGACATCACCGACAGCAGGTGCCCCAGCTGGCCGGCCATCACCTCGGCATCGCCGATCCGCTGGTGCAGCACCGACTCCTCCAGCACCAGCGCGAAGCGGTGCCCGCCCCCGTGCAGCACCCGGTTGCGCTCCATGCGGGCCGCGACCGCCTCGGCCACATCATCGGGCGTCTTCTGGAATCCGGTGATCGCGCCCATCAGCGCGGCCGCATAGGCCGGGGTCTGGACCAGGCCGGGCACGACGGTGCAGGTGTAGACCCGCATCAGGCTGGTGGACTCATACAGCGGGATCCGGGAGGTCTGGGCCCGGCGCATCCCGGTGCGGTGCAGCCGCCGCCACTGCACGTACATCGAATCGGCGGCCCGGGAGGCCGCGATCAGGTCGGCCGTCTGCCCTTCGGCCCCGCAGGCCCGGCACCAGGCGGTGATGTCGGCGTCCGCGGCGGCCTGCTTGGCCGACTCGATCCGGGAGGTCTTCGACTCGTGCCACCCGGCGCGCCTGGAGAGCGCCCGGCCGCTCAGGCCGGCGTCCAGCCGCAGCTCGCGCAGTCGGGCCGCGACCTCTTCTCGGGCGCGCTGGGCGCTGGAGGAGGGGGATCTGGACATCTGAACAGACTGGATCTCTCAGCGCAGCGGCCGGTACTCCCCGTGCGGGACGGCGCGCTCCCACACCGCGGCGAACGCCTCGGCGCACAGCTTGATCAGGTCCGGATCCGACGACAGCTCGTCCTCGACGATCTCGCCCTCGCCGTCGAAGTGGTGGATGCGCAGCAGGCGGTCGTCGAACAGCCAGAAGTCGTGGGCGGGCAGCGCGATGCCGGCGGCCCGGCGCCGGGGCAGCCAGCGCACCTGCTCCCCGGCGGCGGTGTTCAGCCCGGTGGTGATGTCGTATTCGAAGGCGGTGAAGCGCGACAGCGGCTCGGAGACGATCCGGGCCCGGCGGAAGGCCACCCCGCGCGCTGTGTGCTCACGTACCAGCCCATACCAGGACGGGTAGGCCGGTTCGGGGACCGGGCGGCCGGCCACCCAGTCACGGAACACCGGATCGCCTGGAGTGTAGGAGTCGCGCATCTCCAGATGCAGGGCGGTGTGGTGGGTGTCGGCGATCAGTTCAGCGAACGGGGGGATCGTCGATGCCATGGAGCGCCTCCAGGATGCGGTGGGCCATGCGAGCGGGCAGGCGCACGGCGGTCTCGGTCTCGGCCATCCGGCTGTGGGCCTCGATCTGGTCCAGATCGCCCCGGTCGGTCACCGCCTCGCCCTGGAAGACGAGGTCGCCGGTGTCGTCGTCGATGAAGAAGGCCGGGCAGTGGTCGCCGCCGGTGTCGGGATCGATGGCGAGAAACCGTAGCCGCATGTCGTCCTCCGGGGTGAGGTTCTTGCGCCGGTTTGCGCGTCCCAAGCCTCTCCTGCTCCCCGGAAACCGGTCAACCAGAGGAGTTTCGAGAACCTCTGCTTATTCTTCTTATGCACTTCTGTGGCTGAAAGCAGCATTTTCCTCTCGAATCACATCATTGCTGCATGCAATTCGTGATCACCAAGGTTCTTTTCCGGTTTGGCTTGAAGAACCTCGTCGGACAGAGCGCCCATGGCCCCCGGGGGCGCCGCACGGGGCGGCGCCCGGGACGGAAGGTGCTCGCGATGACGCCCATGACGCTGGCGACGACCACGCAGGACACCGGGCCGCTGGGGCTGGTGCGGCCGGTGCCGCGCGGCTCCACCGCGCCCCGGCGGGCCTTCGGCGGTCAGCGGTCCCGGACCGCCCCGGCCGGGCCCTGCTCTGACGCCTCCCTCCCGGGCAGCAGGCGTGCGGTGCCTGGACCTTCAAGCCGCTCTCCCACGCGACCGCCCTCTCATCGGCTCTGGAGAGCCCGGGTCTATCCTGAGGCGATGGCTGAACGATTCGCCTCCGTCGTAGACGTGTGCGTGCTTCTCGAAGACAGCGAAACCAGCCAGGTGCTGCTGATGGAGCGGGCCAACACCGGTTTCGCCGATGGAGCTCTCGGTATCCCCGGCGGCCACCTCGAAGCGGGCGAGTCCGTTCTGCAAGGGGCCGCGCGAGAGGCGGCCGAAGAGGTCGGGGTCAAGATCGACCCCGCGGATCTGGTGTGCGCACACGTCGCCCACCACCGCAACCCTGAAGGGAAGACCCGGCTGGGCTTCTTCTTCACCGCCCGGAGATGGGCGGGCGAGCCGGTGAACATGGAGCCCGACCTGTGCGCCGGCCTGCACTGGGTCGACCCCGATGCGCTGCCTTCCACGGTCATCCCCTACATCGCCGATGTGATCGGCCTGATCCGGTCAGGCGAGTCGTTCTCCGTTCACGGCTGGTGACCTTGCGGCCGCCTGCGGGCACAATCGGGCGCAAGCAGCGCCCTTTCAGCGCTGCCTTCCCCCAGGTCCGCACCGACGCACGAGGTGGAAGCCATGGACGCGCCGTCGGGAATCGGAGAACGCATCGCCCGCCACCGGGCCCACCGCGGGCTGACCCAGGAAGCGCTCGCGCACAGCGCCGGAGTCAGCATCGACGTGGTCCGCCGTCTGGAGCAAGGGACGCGTCGCACAGCCCGGCTGAGCACCTTGGCATCCCTGGCCCGGGCGCTGGACTGCGACGTCGCCACGCTGCTCCGCCCCGACGCCTCTGAGCCTCCCCGGGGGGACGGCATCGGTCTGTACGGAATCCGACGGGTCCTCACCGCCCCGGGCGTCCTTCCCGGGTTCGCCGACTTCTGCGACGACACCGCCGATACACCGGACCTGGCCGCGCTGAGGGCCTCCGCCGCCCACGTATGGCGTCTCTACCAGGACGGCGGCTATGACGCGGTCTCTCGGCTCCTCCCCGACCTGATCACCGACGCCCGCAACGCCGCCCGGGAACTCGCCGCCGCCGACCAGGCCGCCGCCTTCGGGATGCTGGCCACCGCATGCCAGGCCTCCGCCGGTGTCGCCATCACCCTCGGCCAGGAGGACCTCGCCTTCATCGCAGTGGAACGCGCGGTGAGCGCGGCCGAACAATGCGGGGATCCGCTGCACCAGGCCTCGGCCGCCAACTTCCTGTCCTGGATCTACCGCCGCCATGGCCGCTTGGCAGAGGCCGAAGAAGTCGCGGTGCGCGCCGCTGAACAGTGCGAACCGGCCTGGCTGTCCTCCAGCCCGGAGCAGGTGTCGGTCTTCGGCGGCCTTCTGCTCAACGCCGCAGGGGCCGCCGCCCGGGCAGGAAGAGCACAGCGCTCCCGGGACCTGTCGGCCACCGCTCGCGCCGCGGCCGCCCGCGCCGGCCGCGACCGGGTGGACCAGTGGGTGGTGTTCGGCCCCAGCGTGGCGGCGATGAACGAGGTCAACAACGCCGTGGAGTACGGCGACCTGGACGAGGCCCGGCATCTGGCGGACGTCGTCCCCGTGCAGAAGGCGGGAGTCCCGGCGACGTGGAGCGCCCGCTACCTCCTCAACGTCGCCCAGGTGCAGGTCGAGCAGCGTCGAGCCGCAGACGCCCACGCCACCCTCCAGCAGGTCCGAGCCCTGGCTCCGGAATGGATCCGCTACCACCCCCAGGCCCGCACCTTGGTCATCCACCTGCTCGACCGGAAGGGGCGCCCGCCCAAAGGGCTGCGTGAACTGGCCTCTCACCTGCAGATCTGACCCGAGTAGGCCGCTACGGCCCACCTTCTCGCCAGCGTCCGAGGAGGAGTAGGCCGCCGCGTCCCTTACTCCGCCGCTTTCTCGTTTCTACGGTCGTGGGCACAGCGGCGCAGATCCGAGCGCCCCGGAAGATGGAGCACGCTGCATGACCGTCGAGACCCGGCCCCCTGCGACGACCATTACCCCCGACACCGCCCGATTCGATTCCGAGGCGGCCGAGCGGGCCGCCGCCGACTTCCTGGCGGCCCTCGGGGTCGACACCGCATCGGAATCCACCAGGCGCACCCCGCGCCGTATGGCAGAGGCGTTCATCGAACTGCTCAGCCCCGCCGGATTCGACCTGACGACCTTCCCCAACGAGCGCGGCTACCGCCAGCTCGTCCTGGAGCGCGACATCCCCTTCACCTCGCTGTGCGAGCACCACATGATGCCCTTCCGCGGCACCGCCCACGTGGGCTACCTGCCCGGGGCCCGCATGCTCGGCCTGTCCAAGCTCGCCCGGGTGGTCGACCTGTTCGCCCGCCGCCCCCAGGTGCAGGAGTCCTTGACTCAGCAGATCGCCGACTGGCTGCACGACCGGCTCACCCCCGCCGGCGTCGGGGTGGTGGTCCAGGCCGAGCACACCTGCATGACCCTGCGCGGAGCCCGCGCCGCCGGCACCTCCACCGTCACCTCCGCCCTGCAGGGCGTCCTGCTGACCGATGCCCGCGCCCGGGAGGAGTTCTTCCTGCTGGCCAGGGAGCAGCGATGAAACGCCACCGCATCACCCTCACCGGCCCGGTCTTCTGCGCCGCGCACTCCGGGCTGCACGGCGGCCGCTTCGAAGCCCTCCACGGCCACACCTTCACCACCCGCCTCCACCTGGAAGGCGACCTCGACGGCGCCGGTATGGTCGCCGACTTCACCGCGGTCAAAGCCGCGCTCGCCGCCGCCGTGCAACCTCTGCGGCGCCGCACTCTCATGCCGGGCCGCGCCCCGGCCCCGGTACGCCACCGCCGTATCGGTGAGGAGATCGAGTTCAGCGACGGATACCGCCGTTTCGTCCTGCCCGCCGCGGACGTGGTCGTACTGCCGCTGGCCAACACCACCACCGAGCTGATCGCCCGCCACCTCCTCGACCAGCTGCACCCCCTGCCCACCGGGGTCGCCGGAGCCGAACTCGTGCTCGGCGAATCCCCTACCGCTCAGGCCAGCGCATCGATCGGAGGACGCCGTGGATGAACGCCCCCGCTGGTCCAAGCAGACCGTCCACGCGCGACTCGGCCTCACCGTCGAGACCCTGCTGGCCGGCGGCCGCCTGGACGAATCGGACCTCCCCAGCCCGTGGGACGCCTGGTGGATCTCCCACCGCCTCGCCCGCCCCGCTCCCGCCCTCGGGATGGACCCCGCGCGCAGCCCAGGTGCCTGCCCGGACTGCCGCAGGGCCGCCGCGGAGCTGTCCGCTTCCCGGCCGCCCCGCCACACCGACGGCCTGCCGATCCCACCTCCATGCGGCTGCCTGCACACCTGGTGCACCTGGATGCGCGCGCCCGCCCCCTTTCACCGCTGGCCGATCCCGCGGTTGGCCCTGGCCCTGGCCAAACCCGATGCGCCCCGCGAACCGATCACCCGCTACCTGGCCCGCCACTACCGCATCCTGCACCGCCGAACCGTCCATCTGAGCAGCGTCGACGTGCGCCGCCTCTACCCCGAGGCCTACGGAGCCCGATTCGTCGCCGAACGCGACGCCTACCTCACCAGCGGCCCCAGCCAGGCCCTCGTTCTCCTCGACGCCTCCGCATCGGTCCAGGCCGGCACGGTGAAAGCCGCCGTCCGCTCCCGCCTGCAGGCCGGCCGGCTGCGCAACCACCTCCACATGGCCGACAACCCCGCCGAGACCTTCGCCGATCTGCTGCACCTCGTCGGTATCCGGGACTTGACTGACCTCTATGAGACCTACGAAGCCGACCTCGCCCCGGCCCGACTGGCGCATTACCGGGATGTTCTGGAACGAGGAGCACCCGGCCCTGCTCGCCTCGGCTCCCGGACGGCCCGACCGCCCCCTCAGCCTTGAACCCGGGCAGAACGTGCGGCTGGGCCTGGGCGCCCCGCGCACCTGCGTGGGGGTATGGGACCACCGCCGCGGCCGGCGCATCCACTGCTCTACGCCGATCGGCGCTCAGGGCACCGACGCCCAGTGCGCCCGCTGCGCCTTCCGCGACCGGGGCCGCGCCCTGGCCCGCGACGCCTACACCGACGACCGCGACTACACCGCCTACCTCGCCTACTTCGGTCCCGGCCTGGTCAAGGTCGGCCTCACCGCCACCGAGCGCGGCCACCGGCGCCTGCTGGAGCAGGGCGCCATCACCTACACCCTCCTGGCCAGCGGCCCGCTGGAGGCCGTCCGCGCTGCAGAGAAGGCCATCTCCCGCGCGGGGTTGGCCACCGAGCGCATCCGCGCCACCGCCAAGGCCGCCGCCTGGTGGAACCTTCCTCCGGCCGAAGAACGCAGCACCGCTGTACTGGCCGTGCGGCATGCGGTGGAGCGCTCGGGGCTGCTCCCCGGAACCACCCGGCTGGAGGAGCGGGTGCACGACAACGCCGCCGCCTACAACCTCACCGCCGCGCCCCCCGAGGCCTACGACGTCCTGACCGGCCTGGACGACGAGGCCGTCCTAGCCGTGGGCGTGCGCGCCGTCCCCGGCCGGGTCCTTCTCGCCGACGACCTGGACACCGGCCGGGTGCTGCTCATCGACTCCCGGCTGCTCGCCGGGCACCCCACCGCCCCGGCGACCGGTCCTTCCCGGGGCCTTCACACGACCCGCCGCATCCGCCCGCCCGGAGACGCCCATGAACAGCGCACCCTTTTCTGAAACCACGACGCCGCAGCAGGATCCACCGCCCCCAGGGCGCCTGGCGGTCCTGGAAGGACTACCCGGCGCCGGCAAGACGACCATCGCCCGAAGTCTGGAGGGCGCCTTCCCTCTCATCGCCGAATACACCACGCCCGCAGGAGCGCCCCTCGCCCAGCACGCTCACCCGCCGGTGCACGACGACGGTGCCCACCAGGACAACTGGCTCACCAAAACCGGTGCCGCCTGCCGGCTACTCGCCTGCTCTTCCCTGGTGGTGTGCGACCGCGACTGGCTCACCCCTCTGGGCTACGCCTACTCCACCGGCGACGCAGAGCTGCTGGAGTACCGCTGCATCTGGGCTCTGCACCATCTGCGCCAGGGCACCTTGCGCAGCGCAGACCTGTGCATCCTGCTGGACATCGACCCGCCCACCAGCCTGGCTCGACGAGCAGCCCGCCTGCGCCCCGGCCACCCCTGGTCGACCCCGGCTCCCCTCCGGCGTCTGGCCGACTTCTACCGGGAACCCGCCCGAGTCCTGCCGGACGAACTCGCCGAGCACCTGCCCGCCTTCGCCCGCATTCCGGCCCACCGCCCTTCGGAGTACGTCCTGGAAGACGTCACCGCACTCCTGGAAGGCCTGCGATGAGCAGCGTCGCGGTACTGCTGCACGACGGCTACTACGGGTGCGGCACCGGAGCCGGGCGCTCGAACCGAGCTCTGCTGTCGGTTCTGGCCGACCACCTGGCCGGCGCGGTTCGGCTCAGCGTCATGCCCATCGCCCTCGCCCCGCACAGCCCCGAATACGCCCCTTCATGGCACGCCGGCACCGAAGCCCTGTTCACCGGACGCGACGTCGAGGTCATCCCGCTGGACAACGGAACCGGCGGGCTCCGACGCTTCGGCGGCCTCGACAGCTCCCGCACCGCCTGCCGCGCTGCTGCGGCGCACCTCAACGCCCTCCCCGCAGAGGATCAGCCGCAGCTGATCATCGGCCTGGACGCCCCTTTCCACGGGCTGGCACCCCTACTGGACACCCGCCTGCTGCGCCGCACACTGCTCGTTCCCCGCTCCACCGCCCTTCTGCACAGCCCCGAGCAGGGCGAACGCATCGCCTGGGAACGACACGGCCTGACCTGCCTGGCCGAGGCCGGCGGGCGCGTCGCGGCGATCTCCGCTCACATGCGCGCCCATCTCACCGCTGACTACCGCCTCCCGGCAGATGCCTTCATCGATCTCCCCAACGGCCTCACCGTCGAAGAACAGCGCCGCTCCATCGCGGCACCGCCGCTGCCCAAGGCCGCGCGGGACGGCTTCCTGCTGGCCATGGGGCGCGCAGTCCCCTACAAGGGGTTCGACGATCTTCTGCAGGCCCTGAACCTGCTTCCCGCCGGGTGGAAGACTCCCCATCTCATGCTGGCCGCCGTCACCGAAGAAGCAGAGACCAACGAGCACCAGCGCCACCTCGCCCGGACCATCCGTTCTCTGAGCCTCAAGGCCACGCTGCTCACCCGACACGACCCGGCGCTACCCGGCCTGCTCACCCACCCCGCACTCCGTGGGGTGGTCGTCCCCTCCCGCGCCGAGCCCTTCGGCCGCATCCCCTTGGAAGCGGCAGCCGCTGGAGCCGCCCCCCTCATCGCCACCACGGCGGGAGGACTGGCCGAGACCGTCATCGACGGCATCACCGGTATCAGCGCACCACCGGCCGATCCTCCGGCACTGGCCGCCGCGATCGACCGCGCTCTCGCCCTACCCCCGGAGCGCCTGGAGAAGATGCGCCGCGCCGCCGCCCGCATGGCCGCCGCGCGCACCTACGACACCGCGGTCCGTACCGCACTGGCATCGCTCGCCCCGCACCTCCTACGGGCAGAGTCCGCCTTGAACCCGGCTCAGTCCACGTGAGACGGCTGGTGGGATCCCACCGGCAGCCCCCAGCCCGCGGCGGCGTGCGCGGCGGCCTTGGCCTGCCCTTCTGCGGCCGTGCC from Nocardiopsis composta encodes:
- a CDS encoding DUF2797 domain-containing protein, with product MFWNEEHPALLASAPGRPDRPLSLEPGQNVRLGLGAPRTCVGVWDHRRGRRIHCSTPIGAQGTDAQCARCAFRDRGRALARDAYTDDRDYTAYLAYFGPGLVKVGLTATERGHRRLLEQGAITYTLLASGPLEAVRAAEKAISRAGLATERIRATAKAAAWWNLPPAEERSTAVLAVRHAVERSGLLPGTTRLEERVHDNAAAYNLTAAPPEAYDVLTGLDDEAVLAVGVRAVPGRVLLADDLDTGRVLLIDSRLLAGHPTAPATGPSRGLHTTRRIRPPGDAHEQRTLF
- the folE gene encoding GTP cyclohydrolase I; this translates as MTVETRPPATTITPDTARFDSEAAERAAADFLAALGVDTASESTRRTPRRMAEAFIELLSPAGFDLTTFPNERGYRQLVLERDIPFTSLCEHHMMPFRGTAHVGYLPGARMLGLSKLARVVDLFARRPQVQESLTQQIADWLHDRLTPAGVGVVVQAEHTCMTLRGARAAGTSTVTSALQGVLLTDARAREEFFLLAREQR
- a CDS encoding dTMP kinase, which produces MNSAPFSETTTPQQDPPPPGRLAVLEGLPGAGKTTIARSLEGAFPLIAEYTTPAGAPLAQHAHPPVHDDGAHQDNWLTKTGAACRLLACSSLVVCDRDWLTPLGYAYSTGDAELLEYRCIWALHHLRQGTLRSADLCILLDIDPPTSLARRAARLRPGHPWSTPAPLRRLADFYREPARVLPDELAEHLPAFARIPAHRPSEYVLEDVTALLEGLR
- a CDS encoding glycosyltransferase family 4 protein, producing the protein MSSVAVLLHDGYYGCGTGAGRSNRALLSVLADHLAGAVRLSVMPIALAPHSPEYAPSWHAGTEALFTGRDVEVIPLDNGTGGLRRFGGLDSSRTACRAAAAHLNALPAEDQPQLIIGLDAPFHGLAPLLDTRLLRRTLLVPRSTALLHSPEQGERIAWERHGLTCLAEAGGRVAAISAHMRAHLTADYRLPADAFIDLPNGLTVEEQRRSIAAPPLPKAARDGFLLAMGRAVPYKGFDDLLQALNLLPAGWKTPHLMLAAVTEEAETNEHQRHLARTIRSLSLKATLLTRHDPALPGLLTHPALRGVVVPSRAEPFGRIPLEAAAAGAAPLIATTAGGLAETVIDGITGISAPPADPPALAAAIDRALALPPERLEKMRRAAARMAAARTYDTAVRTALASLAPHLLRAESALNPAQST
- a CDS encoding 6-pyruvoyl trahydropterin synthase family protein; the encoded protein is MKRHRITLTGPVFCAAHSGLHGGRFEALHGHTFTTRLHLEGDLDGAGMVADFTAVKAALAAAVQPLRRRTLMPGRAPAPVRHRRIGEEIEFSDGYRRFVLPAADVVVLPLANTTTELIARHLLDQLHPLPTGVAGAELVLGESPTAQASASIGGRRG